The proteins below are encoded in one region of Thunnus maccoyii chromosome 24, fThuMac1.1, whole genome shotgun sequence:
- the ephx2 gene encoding bifunctional epoxide hydrolase 2 isoform X2 — MAERKAILFNFWGVAVSSRPDAIFHKLEQLHKLPCGFLSSVASQKGSAMNQAERGEVTLSQMIPAFEEECVKEAQVRGVTLPSDWSVRGLLQELREAMTDVQSAVLKTAATLRHNGLLTAVLANHWLDDGASGDGLASLLSLLGGHFDLVLQSCRSGHRVPEPAMFSSALQHLGVTSQQALWLDADEEGVMAAEAAGMKAILVEKLDDALDKLANFTGVQAVTADSPPPSCSPDEVSHGYVTIRPGVRTHYVEMGSGPPVLLCHGFPESWYSWRYQIPAVAAAGFRVLALDMKGYGESTAPPDIEEYSQEQLCKDLITFMDKMSIPQVTLVGHDWGGALVWNMAQYFPERVRAVVSLNTPLLPVDPSVHPAEMIKALPIFDYQLYFQKPGVAEAELEKDLERTFKIFFSSSDEAESRPGLSTAGVCARGGLFVGLPEQIPRSSMLTEVDLQYYVSQYKEHGFRRQLNWYRNGETNWRWMCSRPRGKLLMPALMVTTGKDPVLLPVFSKGMEDLILNLSRGHIEECGHWTQMDKPAETNSILISWLQETHKKAGGVTMAPKL, encoded by the exons ATGGCGGAGAGGAAAGCCATCTTGTTCAACTTCTGGGGAGTTGCTGTCTCTTCCAGACCCGACGCTATTTTCCACAAGTTGGAGCAGTTGCATAAGCTGCCATG TGGTTTCCTGTCCAGCGTGGCGTCTCAGAAAGGAAGCGCCATGAACCAGGCGGAGAGAGGCGAGGTGACGCTGTCTCAG atgatCCCAGCATTCGAGGAAGAGTGTGTGAAGGAGGCCCAGGTCAGGGGTGTCACTCTGCCGTCTGATTGGTCAGTCAGAGGCCTGCTGCAGGAGCTCAGAGAGGCGATGACGGACGTCCAATCAGCCGTCCTGAAGACTGCTGCCACCCTGCGTCACAATG GGTTACTGACAGCTGTGTTGGCCAATCACTGGCTCGATGATGGCGCATCTGGAGACGGTCTAGCCAGTCTTCTTTCCCTGCTGGGCGGCCATTTTGACCTGGTCCTTCAGTCCTGCCGCTCAGGTCACAGGGTCCCCGAGCCCGCTATGTtcagctctgctctgcagcaCCTGGGAGTGACATCACAGCAG gCTCTGTGGTTGGATGCAGATGAGGAAGGTGTGATGGCGGCAGAAGCAGCGGGGATGAAGGCCATCTTGGTGGAAAAGCTGGACGACGCTCTGGACAAACTGGCCAACTTCACTGGAGTTCAG gcTGTAACAGCAGACAGTCCTCCACCATCCTGCAGCCCTGATGAAGTGTCTCACGGATACGTCACCATCAGG ccTGGTGTGAGGACTCATTACGTTGAAATGGGCTCAGGACCACCAGTTCTGCTGTGTCATGGCTTCCCTGAGAGCTGGTACAGCTGGAGGTACCAG ATCCCAGCTGTGGCAGCAGCTGGGTTCAGGGTGTTGGCTCTGGACATGAAAGGTTACGGAGAGTCTACAGCGCctccag ATATTGAGGAATATTCCCAGGAGCAGCTATGCAAG GATTTAATCACATTTATGGACAAAATG TCCATACCTCAGGTCACCCTGGTGGGTCATGACTGGGGCGGTGCCCTGGTGTGGAACATGGCTCAGTATTTTCCTGAGAGAGTCAG GGCTGTAGTGTCTCTGAACACTCCTCTGTTACCTGTGGATCCTTCTGTTCATCCTGCAGAGATGATTAAAGCTCTTCCCATTTTTGACTACCAGCTCTACTTCCAGAAACCA ggtgTAGCAGAGGCCGAGCTGGAGAAAGACTTGGAGAGAACATTCAAGATTTTCTTTTCCAGCAGCGATGAAGca GAGAGTCGTCCCGGTCTCAGCACTGCAGGAGTCTGTGCTCGAG gCGGGCTTTTTGTGGGTCTACCAGAGCAGATTCCCCGGAGCTCCATGCTAACAGAGGTCGACCTTCAGTACTACGTCAGCCAGTACAAAGAGCACGGCTTCAG GAGGCAGCTGAACTGGTATCGAAACGGTGAGACGAACTGGAGGTGGATGTGTTCTCGTCCCAGAGGGAAG ctgCTGATGCCGGCGCTGATGGTGACGACAGGTAAAGACCCTGTACTGCTGCCGGTCTTCTCCAAGGGAATGGAGGACTTG ATCCTGAACCTGAGCAGAGGACACATCGAGGAGTGCGGACACTGGACTCAGATGGATAAGCCGGCTGAGACAAACAGCATCCTGATATCATGGCTTCAAGAAACACACAAGAAAGCTGGAGGCGTTACCATGGCACCCAAActgtga
- the ephx2 gene encoding bifunctional epoxide hydrolase 2 isoform X1 encodes MITLHLLRTMKQDELADRLQSNSEEMAERKAILFNFWGVAVSSRPDAIFHKLEQLHKLPCGFLSSVASQKGSAMNQAERGEVTLSQMIPAFEEECVKEAQVRGVTLPSDWSVRGLLQELREAMTDVQSAVLKTAATLRHNGLLTAVLANHWLDDGASGDGLASLLSLLGGHFDLVLQSCRSGHRVPEPAMFSSALQHLGVTSQQALWLDADEEGVMAAEAAGMKAILVEKLDDALDKLANFTGVQAVTADSPPPSCSPDEVSHGYVTIRPGVRTHYVEMGSGPPVLLCHGFPESWYSWRYQIPAVAAAGFRVLALDMKGYGESTAPPDIEEYSQEQLCKDLITFMDKMSIPQVTLVGHDWGGALVWNMAQYFPERVRAVVSLNTPLLPVDPSVHPAEMIKALPIFDYQLYFQKPGVAEAELEKDLERTFKIFFSSSDEAESRPGLSTAGVCARGGLFVGLPEQIPRSSMLTEVDLQYYVSQYKEHGFRRQLNWYRNGETNWRWMCSRPRGKLLMPALMVTTGKDPVLLPVFSKGMEDLILNLSRGHIEECGHWTQMDKPAETNSILISWLQETHKKAGGVTMAPKL; translated from the exons ATGATCACACTGCACCTTCTGAGGACAATGAAACAAGACGAGCTGGCTGACCGTCTGCAGAGCA ACTCAGAGGAGATGGCGGAGAGGAAAGCCATCTTGTTCAACTTCTGGGGAGTTGCTGTCTCTTCCAGACCCGACGCTATTTTCCACAAGTTGGAGCAGTTGCATAAGCTGCCATG TGGTTTCCTGTCCAGCGTGGCGTCTCAGAAAGGAAGCGCCATGAACCAGGCGGAGAGAGGCGAGGTGACGCTGTCTCAG atgatCCCAGCATTCGAGGAAGAGTGTGTGAAGGAGGCCCAGGTCAGGGGTGTCACTCTGCCGTCTGATTGGTCAGTCAGAGGCCTGCTGCAGGAGCTCAGAGAGGCGATGACGGACGTCCAATCAGCCGTCCTGAAGACTGCTGCCACCCTGCGTCACAATG GGTTACTGACAGCTGTGTTGGCCAATCACTGGCTCGATGATGGCGCATCTGGAGACGGTCTAGCCAGTCTTCTTTCCCTGCTGGGCGGCCATTTTGACCTGGTCCTTCAGTCCTGCCGCTCAGGTCACAGGGTCCCCGAGCCCGCTATGTtcagctctgctctgcagcaCCTGGGAGTGACATCACAGCAG gCTCTGTGGTTGGATGCAGATGAGGAAGGTGTGATGGCGGCAGAAGCAGCGGGGATGAAGGCCATCTTGGTGGAAAAGCTGGACGACGCTCTGGACAAACTGGCCAACTTCACTGGAGTTCAG gcTGTAACAGCAGACAGTCCTCCACCATCCTGCAGCCCTGATGAAGTGTCTCACGGATACGTCACCATCAGG ccTGGTGTGAGGACTCATTACGTTGAAATGGGCTCAGGACCACCAGTTCTGCTGTGTCATGGCTTCCCTGAGAGCTGGTACAGCTGGAGGTACCAG ATCCCAGCTGTGGCAGCAGCTGGGTTCAGGGTGTTGGCTCTGGACATGAAAGGTTACGGAGAGTCTACAGCGCctccag ATATTGAGGAATATTCCCAGGAGCAGCTATGCAAG GATTTAATCACATTTATGGACAAAATG TCCATACCTCAGGTCACCCTGGTGGGTCATGACTGGGGCGGTGCCCTGGTGTGGAACATGGCTCAGTATTTTCCTGAGAGAGTCAG GGCTGTAGTGTCTCTGAACACTCCTCTGTTACCTGTGGATCCTTCTGTTCATCCTGCAGAGATGATTAAAGCTCTTCCCATTTTTGACTACCAGCTCTACTTCCAGAAACCA ggtgTAGCAGAGGCCGAGCTGGAGAAAGACTTGGAGAGAACATTCAAGATTTTCTTTTCCAGCAGCGATGAAGca GAGAGTCGTCCCGGTCTCAGCACTGCAGGAGTCTGTGCTCGAG gCGGGCTTTTTGTGGGTCTACCAGAGCAGATTCCCCGGAGCTCCATGCTAACAGAGGTCGACCTTCAGTACTACGTCAGCCAGTACAAAGAGCACGGCTTCAG GAGGCAGCTGAACTGGTATCGAAACGGTGAGACGAACTGGAGGTGGATGTGTTCTCGTCCCAGAGGGAAG ctgCTGATGCCGGCGCTGATGGTGACGACAGGTAAAGACCCTGTACTGCTGCCGGTCTTCTCCAAGGGAATGGAGGACTTG ATCCTGAACCTGAGCAGAGGACACATCGAGGAGTGCGGACACTGGACTCAGATGGATAAGCCGGCTGAGACAAACAGCATCCTGATATCATGGCTTCAAGAAACACACAAGAAAGCTGGAGGCGTTACCATGGCACCCAAActgtga
- the LOC121892412 gene encoding NACHT, LRR and PYD domains-containing protein 13-like encodes MACTSQSALQYIKSARRHLVGELTNLSVIVENLYQQEVLGDEEVSKIQAGTDDYDKTRNILDSVIKKGEDACYELLRIIDMTRKRTLGRPSLPEKKSVTSTETKKFDLHHWISCFSFQEDTQMDTNYLQGPKPCHKYQAKLKSKAHKLSNKFWMVSKKLFEENNKPNLLYTPLVLDTQGKVSPSKIKKTKSKKSKKSRPKKLRTYIPEDKPEISPSDLLKTDKDILLVGKPGIGKTALCHEMLRLWAERENKELDYMFYFDMRETSHITAATSLEDLLFGVFSEPVEGKEEILQDIKKNSDNVTVIFDGITDLSSSSVVQKLVEKDLLPDAKLIITCRLDDDDDDEDFFAGDFLRVEVRGFSERTIKTYLSAMLGEEQKKVLCNLELLTLCHVPMYALMVAACFSSETSEDSPQPCTITDIYIKIVRFCLQMNSKTKTRNLNSFISNKREEILSLAEVAFLATEGKTVNLTELLHEDSCVHSFLKPLVINVEPTKTITRYAFLHYTMQEFFAALWLLKNAEKIKVVFQQCLTEEKKHMKHLIPFMCRLLNEKNPTLIESLIPAQELKNTSTWFFKEVITTFFPRLCDQDETDSEDSRLNVDILFLCQCLYESQCPEACLHFLDKLDYRLDLSGESLDPHHCCAVSYVVTESKERKTWLNLEDAVVSEQGMRRLLGCLKNVQWCDPLPRQLWKIFLLSEEQMDHISLLGFDGNQLHLPVKGERQLFERAVKVMQKITTKVNVCLYWDRATPVCQSLCESLLEALPNISSLSFKRIYRDPGLQDQERCHETLEREEKDLLLDLCLKAALYKGEIFHNVVNMLVSLFSVDTDLNNILLDFYQHIKSKDCLNIIPKVQQLFQSPTYWSINLSERKVSILLEVLKLQSEKKEVL; translated from the exons ATGGCTTGTACATCACAGTCTGCCTTACAGTACATCAAGAGTGCCAGACGCCACCTTGTGGGAGAATTAACAAATCTCTCTGTGATTGTGGAGAACTTGTATCAGCAAGAAGTTCTCGGAGATGAAGAGGTCAGTAAAATACAAGCAGGGACTGATGACTATGATAAAACCAGAAACATACTGGACTCAGTCATAAAAAAAGGGGAAGACGCCTGCTATGAGTTACTCAGGATTATTGACATGACGAGAAAGAGGACCTTAGGGAGACCATCGCTCCCTGAGAAAAAGAGTGTCACTTCAACTGAGACCAAAAAGTTTGACCTGCACCACTGGATCAGCTGCTTTTCTTTCCAAGAAGACACACAAATGGATACAAACTACTTACAAG gtcCAAAGCCATGTCACAAATATCAGGCAAAGTTGAAGTCAAAAGCACACAAATTATCAAATAAGTTTTGGATGGTAAGCAAAAAACTgtttgaagaaaacaacaagcctAACCTGTTGTACACTCCACTTGTATTGGACACACAAGGAAAGGTTTCCccatctaaaataaaaaaaacaaaaagcaagaaaagcaaGAAGAGTCGCCCTAAGAAGCTAAGGACATACATCCCTGAGGACAAACCAGAAATTTCCCCCAGTGACCTGCTGAAAACAGATAAAGACATACTCTTGGTTGGAAAGCCTGGAATTGGAAAGACAGCACTCTGTCATGAAATGTTGAGACTCTgggcagaaagagagaacaaggaGCTAGATTACATGTTTTACTTTGACATGAGAGAAACATCCCATATCACAGCAGCCACGAGCCTGGAGGATCTTCTTTTCGGGGTGTTCAGTGAACCAGTAGAAGGCAAAGAAGAGATCTTACAGGATATAAAGAAGAACTCTGACAATGTTACAGTCATTTTTGATGGAATCACAGATCTCAGCTCTTCATCTGTGGTGCAGAAACTTGTGGAGAAGGACCTGCTGCCTGATGCAAAGTTAATTATAACATGCAgactggatgatgatgatgatgatgaagacttCTTTGCTGGAGACTTTCTCAGAGTAGAAGTGAGAGGCTTCAGTGAACGgaccataaaaacatacttatctGCAATGCTTGGTGAGGAACAGAAGAAGGTTTTGTGCAACTTGGAGTTGTTAACTCTTTGCCATGTCCCAATGTATGCTCTGATGGTAGCTGCTTGCTTTTCATCAGAGACATCAGAAGACTCTCCACAGCCCTGCACTATAACTGACATATACATCAAAATCGTCCGTTTTTGCCTTCAAAtgaacagcaaaacaaaaaccagaaaTCTTAATTCCTTTATCAGCAACAAGAGGGAGGAAATACTGTCTCTGGCTGAGGTTGCTTTTCTTGCAACTgaaggaaaaactgtgaacttgaCAGAACTGCTCCATGAAGACAGCTGTGTCCATTCCTTCCTGAAACCACTTGTCATCAATGTCGAACCTACTAAGACAATAACCAGATATGCATTTCTCCATTACACAATGCAGGAGTTTTTTGCAGCACTGTGGCTCTTGAAGAATGCAGAGAAAATCAAGGTTGTTTTTCAGCAATGCCTCACTGAGgagaagaaacacatgaaacatttgATCCCTTTTATGTGTAGATTGTTGAATGAGAAGAACCCTACTTTGATTGAAAGTCTGATTCCAGCTCAGGAGCTCAAGAATACATCTACCTGGTTCTTCAAGGAGGTGATAACCACATTTTTCCCTCGTCTGTGTGACCAAGATGAGACTGATTCTGAGGACAGTAGGCTCAATGTCGACATACTGTTCTTATGCCAGTGCTTGTATGAGTCCCAGTGTCCTGAAGCATGTCTCCACTTTCTGGACAAACTGGACTACCGTCTTGATCTCAGTGGAGAGAGTCTTGATCCCCACCATTGCTGTGCTGTGTCCTATGTGGTCACTGAGTCAAAGGAGAGGAAAACATGGCTGAACCTTGAGGACGCAGTGGTGTCAGAACAAGGAATGAGACGACTACTTGGATGCCTTAAAAATGTTCAATG GTGTGACCCTTTGCCACGGCAGCTGTGGAAGATTTTCCTTCTCAGTGAGGAGCAGATGGACCACATTAGTTTACTTGGCTTTGATGGGAATCAGTTGCACCTTCCAGTTAAAGGTGAAAGACAGCTGTTTGAGAGAGCAGTAAAAGTCATGCAGAAGATTACTACGAAGGTTAATGTCTGCCTCTACTGGGACAGGGCTACTCCTGTCTGCCAAAGTCTGTGTGAGTCCCTCTTAGAGGCTTTGCCAAACATCAGCTCACTCAG TTTCAAGAGGATCTACAGAGATCCAGGTTTACAGGACCAGGAGCGATGCCATGAGACactggagagagaagaaaaggacCTGTTACTGGATTTATGCCTGAAAGCAGCACTTTATAAAGGAGAAATATTTCACAATGTAGTGAATATGCTCGTCTCACTGTTTTCTGTGGACACTGACTTAAATAACATCCTTCTTGATTTTTATCAACACATCAAGAGTAAAGATTGTTTAAATATCATTCCAAAAGTACAGCAACTTTTCCAGTCACCTACATACTGgtccataaacctgtcagagagaaaggtctccatcctgctggaagtgctgaaactccaatcagagaagaaagaa GTCCTTTGA